From a single Nicotiana tabacum cultivar K326 chromosome 8, ASM71507v2, whole genome shotgun sequence genomic region:
- the LOC107762274 gene encoding transcriptional activator FHA1: MGSSSGSDVEAGFAKLQGEDFEYYMQTYSIILGRNSKKSTVDVDLSSLGGGMNISRHHARIFYDFQRRRFNLEVLGKNGCFVEGVLHLPGNPPIKLDSQDLLQIGDKEFYFLLPVRSILGGGPPIGPKQNVNYPVAAHYGGIGKKGGLFRGREREYYDEEEYDDDDDDDDGTGGKKMRRCDGAEGGGGYGYGSCGSSGKASISGQLDKKTDGRLRVDGDADNQQLMQLEEKDVVSSVANVLSDLCGPGEWMPMEKLHAELVEHYGNTWHHSRVRRYLTSEDYPSPEAKTKPWYGLLMLLRKYPEHFVINTRSKGRVTLEFVSLVSLIS; this comes from the exons ATGGGAAGCAGCAGCGGTAGCGACGTAGAAGCAGGATTCGCGAAGCTACAAGGCGAAGATTTCGAGTATTACATGCAAACGTACTCCATAATCCTCGGTCGGAACTCCAAAAAATCAACGGTCGACGTCGACTTATCATCACTCGGCGGCGGGATGAATATCTCCCGTCACCACGCGCGCATTTTTTACGACTTCCAACGACGCCGTTTTAACCTCGAAGTATTAGGCAAAAACGGGTGCTTCGTCGAAGGTGTACTTCACTTACCCGGTAACCCGCCGATCAAATTAGATTCACAGGACTTACTTCAGATCGGAGATAAAGAGTTTTATTTCCTCCTTCCTGTACGCAGTATCCTTGGTGGTGGGCCGCCTATTGGGCCTAAACAAAATGTGAATTATCCAGTGGCGGCCCATTATGGTGGGATAGGGAAAAAGGGGGGATTGTTTAGAGGGAGGGAGAGGGAGTATTATGATGAGgaggaatatgatgatgatgacgatgatgatgatggtacTGGAGGTAAAAAGATGAGGAGGTGTGATGGGGCTGAGGGTGGTGGTGGTTATGGATATGGTTCTTGTGGTTCCAGTGGAAAAGCTTCAATTTCTGGGCAATTAG ATAAGAAGACAGATGGAAGATTGCGTGTTGACGGAGATGCTGACAATCAGCAGCTCATGCAGTTAGAAGAAAAGGATGTCGTGTCATCTGTAGCTAATGTGCTTTCTGATCTCTGTGGTCCAGGAGAATGGATGCCAATGGAGAAGCTTCATGCTGAG TTGGTTGAACACTATGGCAATACGTGGCACCATAGTCGTGTGAGGAGATATCTGACATCAGAGGACTATCCCAGCCCAGAAGCCAAAACGAAGCCATGGTATGGATTGTTGATGCTGTTAAGGAAATATCCAGAGCATTTTGTCATCAATACGCGGTCCAAGGGACGGGTGACTTTGGAGTTTGTTTCTCTTGTCTCACTGATTTCTTGA